Proteins from a single region of Fodinibius sp. Rm-B-1B1-1:
- the nusA gene encoding transcription termination factor NusA: protein MSNDISKQIIQSFAEIAKDKDINKDLLLSILEDVFRTMIRKKYGSDDAFEVILNADRGEVQILHIREVVPEEELTDEVQEITLEDAQEQDPDLELYDEFAQELDIRDFGRRAVMMARQQLAQRIREIEKDNVFEEYSDRVGEIVLGDVYQIRNHEMLVNHNGVELILPKDEQIYKDRYRKGDTIRAVVKEVKRYHGNPSVIISRTSPLFLERLFENEIPEVFDGIIDLVRIAREPGDRSKVAVISHDERVDPVGACVGMKGVRIHAIVRELQNENIDVINYTDDKHEFIKRALQPAKVLSVELSEDGGHAKVLVPADEVSKAIGKGGVNIRLASKLADCEIDVYREVEEEDDIDLGEFEIDFGPEVIELLHDIGCDTARQVLDLDEEEIVRRTDGQITEDQAERIIDIIAYEFEDEE, encoded by the coding sequence ATGTCAAACGATATTTCAAAACAGATTATTCAATCTTTCGCCGAGATTGCTAAAGATAAAGACATTAACAAGGATTTGTTGCTATCGATTCTTGAAGATGTTTTTCGAACCATGATTCGGAAAAAGTATGGTTCTGATGATGCCTTTGAAGTTATTTTGAATGCTGATCGTGGTGAAGTACAGATTCTCCATATTCGGGAGGTTGTACCTGAAGAAGAGCTTACAGATGAAGTACAGGAGATTACGCTCGAAGATGCCCAAGAGCAAGATCCGGATCTGGAACTTTATGATGAGTTTGCGCAAGAGTTGGATATTCGTGATTTCGGCCGACGTGCGGTTATGATGGCGCGTCAGCAGTTGGCTCAGCGTATTCGCGAAATTGAAAAGGATAATGTGTTTGAGGAGTATTCTGATCGAGTGGGCGAAATTGTGTTGGGTGATGTTTATCAAATCCGTAATCACGAGATGCTGGTAAATCACAACGGGGTTGAGCTGATTCTGCCCAAAGATGAACAGATTTATAAAGATCGTTATCGCAAAGGGGATACCATCCGCGCGGTTGTTAAAGAAGTGAAACGTTATCATGGGAATCCATCGGTAATTATTTCGCGTACTTCTCCGTTGTTTTTGGAGCGGTTGTTTGAAAACGAAATCCCCGAAGTGTTTGATGGTATTATTGACTTGGTTCGAATTGCCCGAGAACCTGGTGATCGATCAAAAGTGGCGGTAATTTCGCACGATGAGCGTGTAGATCCTGTTGGGGCATGTGTAGGTATGAAAGGTGTACGTATTCATGCCATTGTGCGGGAGCTGCAAAACGAAAATATTGATGTCATCAATTATACCGATGATAAGCACGAATTTATTAAACGAGCATTACAGCCAGCTAAGGTTCTAAGTGTTGAGCTAAGCGAAGATGGAGGTCATGCAAAAGTACTTGTGCCTGCGGATGAGGTGTCCAAAGCCATTGGTAAAGGGGGCGTAAATATTCGGTTGGCCTCGAAGCTTGCTGACTGTGAGATTGATGTCTATCGCGAAGTTGAAGAAGAGGACGACATTGATCTGGGAGAATTTGAGATTGATTTTGGTCCCGAAGTTATTGAGTTGCTCCACGATATTGGCTGTGATACCGCTCGACAGGTGCTTGATTTGGATGAGGAGGAGATTGTACGACGTACTGATGGTCAAATCACTGAAGATCAAGCAGAACGCATCATCGATATCATTGCTTATGAGTTTGAAGATGAAGAATAA
- the fbp gene encoding class 1 fructose-bisphosphatase, which yields MVDRKTNRVITLEEYIIQGQNKFPGATGELSQLLRDIGLAAKIISREVNKAGITNILGEDGTTNVHGESVKKLDLFADKQLISALSRSEITCMVISEENDGIVELDNEGGKYIVYLDPLDGSSNIDVNVSIGSIFSIYMRENPDSEQLSEEDALQAGTKQVAAGYVLYGSSTLLAYTTGLGVSVFTLDPSIGEFILSDDDVRIPDHGTIYSVNEGSYHSWEEGLKQYVKYCQVEDPETNRPYKARYIGSMVADVHRTLITGGIFIYPNSSQYPNGKLRLMYECNPLSFVIEQAGGMAIDGKGRILEITPESIHQRTPIFIGSKGNVLKVKQFLAEHRNETVNA from the coding sequence ATGGTAGATCGCAAAACAAATCGCGTAATTACGCTGGAAGAGTATATTATCCAGGGACAAAATAAATTTCCCGGTGCAACAGGAGAGCTTTCCCAGTTACTTCGGGATATTGGGTTGGCCGCAAAAATTATTTCAAGAGAAGTCAACAAGGCTGGGATAACAAATATATTGGGTGAAGATGGTACTACTAATGTGCATGGTGAATCGGTTAAGAAGCTGGATTTATTTGCCGACAAGCAGCTTATTTCTGCTCTAAGCCGATCAGAGATTACGTGCATGGTTATATCTGAAGAAAATGACGGTATTGTTGAGCTTGATAATGAGGGGGGGAAATATATTGTGTATTTGGACCCACTGGATGGATCTTCAAATATTGATGTTAATGTTTCCATCGGGAGTATTTTTTCTATTTACATGCGTGAAAATCCCGATTCTGAACAGCTTAGTGAAGAGGATGCTCTGCAGGCTGGGACCAAACAGGTTGCTGCCGGATATGTGCTGTATGGATCCAGTACACTGCTGGCTTACACGACGGGTTTAGGTGTATCGGTGTTTACATTGGACCCCAGTATTGGAGAGTTTATACTTTCGGATGATGATGTAAGGATTCCCGATCACGGAACAATATACAGCGTAAATGAGGGAAGTTATCATTCTTGGGAAGAAGGACTTAAACAGTATGTAAAGTATTGCCAGGTTGAAGATCCCGAAACTAACAGGCCATACAAGGCGCGTTATATCGGATCCATGGTGGCTGATGTGCATCGAACATTAATTACTGGTGGCATTTTTATTTATCCCAATAGCAGTCAATACCCTAATGGTAAATTGCGTTTGATGTATGAATGTAATCCGCTAAGTTTCGTGATTGAGCAGGCTGGCGGCATGGCAATTGATGGTAAAGGACGCATCTTAGAGATTACTCCCGAATCCATCCATCAACGTACGCCCATTTTTATTGGGTCAAAAGGAAATGTACTTAAAGTGAAACAGTTTTTAGCTGAACATCGAAACGAAACAGTGAATGCTTAA
- the rimP gene encoding ribosome maturation factor, giving the protein MPNEVINKISELAESVLTTTDFFLVDVEIKGGDTPEIWVSVDAEDRGVNMDECAEISNELGFLMDAHDVFSGRYRINVSSPGLDRPLVDRRQYPKNVGRKAKFKFETDGEYTTVEGTLAEVKDDHIIIEKDEESPLKVLFNDLVETKIIPSFK; this is encoded by the coding sequence GTGCCGAACGAAGTAATAAATAAAATTTCTGAGCTCGCAGAGTCAGTATTAACAACAACTGATTTCTTCTTAGTTGATGTTGAGATTAAAGGTGGCGACACACCCGAGATTTGGGTATCTGTCGATGCCGAAGATCGCGGCGTAAATATGGATGAATGTGCCGAAATTAGCAATGAGCTCGGTTTTTTAATGGATGCGCATGATGTGTTTTCAGGTCGTTACCGGATTAATGTTTCATCGCCTGGATTGGATAGACCGTTGGTAGATCGCCGCCAATATCCGAAAAATGTAGGTCGAAAGGCAAAGTTTAAGTTTGAGACTGATGGTGAATATACCACAGTAGAAGGCACTTTGGCAGAGGTTAAAGATGACCATATTATTATTGAAAAAGATGAAGAATCACCTCTGAAAGTGTTATTTAACGACCTCGTCGAGACAAAAATAATTCCTTCATTTAAATAA
- the infB gene encoding translation initiation factor IF-2 — MSKKTRRLFKVASEFNVSTSSIVDSLSDEGFDIDNKPNSKITPEMYEALEGVYGVDKEKSKQHAKAKEEYENRRNQIRASRNESVSVEDYLEPLEDDDLPLEPEEDEDIEGLEPQDEEDSEEVEEKDEETVTPEEDQGDEEQEEIQEADEEQQEVEVEDDQESEEKVKASEEAETTTEEEPEDKEDTEEIEEPSDDEELDDEEEDEGEDETDELEEDDESEEDDETDDTSDEEEDEDLDEDESEDSEEEDDEDEEEEEDDDEREQGVIRGHAGRLKGTKVVGKVKIDESKPKRRKKRKRKKDRQQAEEDGENTKSSKREKKKSKKKDKKKRRKRRGSRVDEEDVEQKMKETLRKMQSSETVGSKRQKRRRQRKEEREEEEQLQQELEELEENIIEATEFITVSDLAELMDVKANDVITTCMNLGMMVSINQRLDASTIELVAEEYNYEVEFVDADDAIEEIELEEDDPEDLEPRAPIITVMGHVDHGKTSLLDYIRKSQVAEGEAGGITQHVGAYEVTTDDGRPITFLDTPGHEAFTAMRSRGAQATDIVILVVAADDAVQPQTIEAINHAKAAGVSIIVAINKMDLPDAKPDKIKQQLAEHDVIVEEYGGTNQVAEVSAKTGKGISDLLEKVLIEAELMELKANPDRNADGVVLEARVDKGKGIVSNILVQNGTLRVGDAFVAGPCFGRVRAMENELGERIEEAGPSTPLQLTGFDDIPKAGDKLVALDDEKKAKEIANQRQQIKREQELRQSKHMSLDDLSRRLALGEIEDLNLIVKADVDGSIEALSGALQKLSNEEVSVNIIHTGAGAITESDVLLASASEAIIIGFQVRPTSNARQVAEEEEIDIRLFSVIYDAVEEVKDAMEGMLSPEISERLYGNAEVREIFKVSSVGTIAGCYVTDGKVNRNNPVRIVRDGVVIYDGEIDALKRFKDDVKEVKSGYECGISIVNYNDIKVGDVIENYEVVEERRSLEDVKSDDS; from the coding sequence ATGTCCAAGAAGACAAGAAGATTATTCAAAGTTGCATCCGAATTTAACGTCTCTACATCCTCAATTGTAGATTCGTTGTCGGACGAAGGCTTTGATATTGACAATAAGCCAAATTCCAAGATTACGCCCGAAATGTACGAGGCGCTGGAAGGGGTTTATGGTGTTGATAAAGAAAAAAGTAAGCAGCACGCGAAAGCAAAAGAGGAATACGAGAATCGTCGTAATCAAATACGTGCCAGCCGAAACGAAAGTGTATCTGTAGAGGATTATCTCGAGCCGCTTGAGGATGATGATCTTCCGTTAGAACCCGAAGAGGATGAAGATATTGAGGGACTTGAACCTCAAGATGAGGAAGATTCTGAAGAAGTTGAAGAGAAGGACGAAGAAACTGTTACGCCGGAAGAGGATCAAGGAGATGAAGAACAAGAAGAAATTCAAGAAGCCGATGAGGAACAGCAAGAGGTAGAAGTTGAGGATGATCAGGAATCAGAAGAAAAGGTTAAGGCATCTGAGGAAGCTGAGACTACTACTGAAGAAGAGCCTGAAGACAAAGAAGATACTGAAGAAATTGAGGAACCTTCAGATGATGAAGAATTGGATGATGAAGAGGAAGATGAGGGTGAAGATGAAACAGATGAGTTAGAAGAGGATGACGAATCTGAAGAAGATGATGAAACAGATGATACTTCGGATGAAGAGGAAGATGAGGATTTGGATGAAGATGAATCTGAAGACTCCGAAGAAGAGGACGACGAGGATGAGGAGGAAGAAGAGGATGACGATGAAAGGGAACAGGGAGTAATTCGTGGACATGCCGGCCGACTGAAAGGAACCAAGGTTGTCGGTAAGGTTAAGATTGATGAGAGTAAGCCCAAACGGCGTAAGAAAAGAAAGCGTAAAAAAGACCGTCAGCAGGCCGAAGAGGACGGGGAAAACACAAAGTCATCAAAACGAGAGAAAAAGAAAAGTAAGAAGAAGGATAAGAAAAAGCGCCGGAAACGTCGCGGCAGTCGTGTTGATGAGGAAGATGTAGAACAAAAAATGAAAGAGACACTGCGTAAGATGCAGTCGTCCGAGACGGTTGGTAGTAAACGACAGAAACGTCGTCGCCAACGTAAAGAAGAGCGTGAGGAAGAAGAACAGCTACAGCAGGAGCTTGAAGAGCTGGAAGAAAATATTATTGAAGCTACCGAATTTATTACGGTAAGTGATTTGGCTGAGCTGATGGATGTAAAAGCCAATGATGTTATTACTACCTGTATGAATTTGGGTATGATGGTGTCGATTAATCAACGGTTGGATGCAAGCACGATTGAGCTTGTAGCTGAAGAGTATAACTATGAGGTTGAGTTTGTTGATGCTGATGATGCCATTGAAGAAATTGAACTTGAGGAGGACGATCCGGAAGATCTGGAACCTCGTGCTCCAATTATTACCGTAATGGGTCACGTTGACCATGGTAAAACGTCGCTGTTGGATTACATTCGAAAGTCCCAAGTTGCTGAAGGTGAGGCTGGTGGAATTACGCAGCACGTAGGTGCTTACGAGGTTACTACTGATGATGGTCGACCCATTACCTTCCTTGATACGCCCGGCCACGAAGCTTTTACGGCTATGCGTTCTCGAGGAGCTCAGGCTACCGATATTGTTATTCTTGTTGTTGCTGCTGATGACGCAGTACAGCCGCAGACTATTGAGGCGATTAACCACGCGAAAGCAGCTGGAGTATCCATTATTGTTGCCATTAACAAAATGGACTTACCTGATGCAAAACCCGATAAAATTAAACAGCAGCTTGCTGAGCATGATGTTATCGTTGAGGAATACGGTGGTACCAATCAGGTCGCTGAAGTATCGGCTAAGACGGGTAAAGGTATTTCTGACTTGTTGGAGAAAGTTCTTATTGAAGCGGAATTGATGGAGTTGAAAGCGAACCCGGATCGAAACGCTGATGGTGTTGTCTTGGAAGCTCGTGTTGATAAAGGAAAGGGTATTGTTTCAAATATTCTTGTGCAAAATGGAACACTCCGAGTGGGGGATGCTTTTGTGGCTGGCCCTTGCTTTGGTCGTGTTCGTGCCATGGAAAATGAGCTCGGTGAACGTATTGAAGAGGCCGGCCCATCAACACCGCTGCAGTTAACTGGGTTTGATGATATTCCTAAAGCTGGAGATAAGTTGGTTGCGCTCGATGATGAGAAAAAAGCCAAGGAAATTGCCAATCAACGACAACAGATTAAGCGAGAACAAGAGCTGCGACAATCCAAGCATATGAGTTTGGATGACCTTTCTCGACGTCTTGCACTTGGTGAGATTGAGGATCTAAATCTTATTGTTAAGGCTGATGTGGATGGTTCGATTGAAGCACTTTCAGGTGCTCTGCAGAAGCTGAGTAATGAAGAAGTTTCCGTTAATATTATTCATACCGGTGCCGGAGCTATTACAGAATCTGATGTACTTCTTGCCTCCGCATCCGAAGCAATTATTATCGGTTTCCAGGTGCGGCCTACCAGCAATGCTCGTCAGGTTGCTGAGGAAGAGGAAATTGATATCCGGTTGTTTAGTGTTATTTATGATGCGGTTGAAGAGGTTAAAGATGCGATGGAGGGTATGCTTTCTCCTGAAATTAGTGAGCGTCTTTATGGAAATGCTGAGGTCCGTGAAATCTTTAAGGTGTCAAGTGTAGGAACGATTGCCGGTTGTTATGTGACTGATGGTAAGGTCAATCGTAATAACCCAGTTCGGATCGTGCGTGATGGTGTGGTGATCTATGATGGGGAAATTGATGCTCTTAAGCGTTTTAAGGATGATGTTAAAGAGGTTAAGAGCGGGTACGAATGTGGTATCAGTATTGTAAATTATAATGATATCAAGGTTGGCGACGTTATCGAAAACTACGAAGTTGTTGAAGAGCGTAGAAGTCTCGAAGACGTTAAAAGTGACGACAGCTAA
- a CDS encoding DUF192 domain-containing protein, with product MTKFLNLFVVLFTAFLLINCSQEEKSKQQQNNGRTLSYERSVTFHTADGDSLTAIEAAIADDDKERSQGLMDVRDMPSDKGMLFIFEENQPRSFWMANTPLSLDIIFVNNNYEIVRIHHSAQPYSEKNFESGQPAKYVIETNGGFCISHDIQEGMKVNF from the coding sequence ATGACTAAATTTTTAAATCTATTCGTAGTTCTTTTTACAGCATTTCTATTAATAAACTGTTCGCAAGAAGAGAAATCAAAGCAACAGCAGAATAATGGACGCACATTATCGTATGAACGATCCGTTACTTTTCATACCGCTGATGGAGATTCCCTGACCGCCATTGAAGCAGCTATTGCTGATGATGATAAAGAACGTAGCCAAGGCCTAATGGATGTTCGAGATATGCCTTCCGACAAGGGAATGCTTTTCATCTTTGAAGAGAATCAACCCCGTAGTTTCTGGATGGCCAACACTCCCCTTTCGCTGGATATTATCTTCGTTAACAACAACTACGAAATCGTTCGCATACATCACAGCGCCCAACCCTATTCTGAAAAGAACTTCGAATCCGGACAACCCGCAAAATACGTCATCGAAACCAATGGTGGATTTTGTATCTCACACGATATCCAAGAAGGCATGAAAGTCAATTTTTAA
- the truB gene encoding tRNA pseudouridine(55) synthase TruB, which produces MAKAIPLEELPIFSKKNLPHPDIDYKKGAAFLIDKPKGWSSFQVVKFLRKCTDIRKIGHAGTLDPMATGLLILCVGKGTRTVSAFQDADKEYKAEIVFGSSTPSLDAETIPNRRASFNHLTQKKIEETLEEHFSGLIVQIPPMYSALKHKGQPLYELARKGKEVKRKPRQVIIEQTKILECNFPHLELYVKCSKGTYIRTLADDLAIELETAGHLVGLKRTAIGDFKNSDALRVPELENIFSINNYASQIETL; this is translated from the coding sequence ATGGCAAAGGCTATTCCGCTTGAGGAGTTACCGATCTTTTCAAAAAAAAATCTTCCTCATCCCGACATAGATTATAAAAAAGGGGCGGCTTTTCTTATTGATAAGCCCAAGGGATGGAGCAGCTTTCAAGTTGTTAAGTTTTTACGCAAATGTACTGATATTCGAAAAATAGGTCATGCTGGTACGCTTGATCCTATGGCAACCGGTTTGCTAATTCTCTGCGTAGGGAAGGGGACGCGTACCGTTTCTGCTTTCCAGGATGCCGACAAAGAATACAAGGCCGAAATTGTTTTTGGATCATCGACTCCCAGTTTAGATGCCGAGACTATTCCAAATCGGCGTGCCTCTTTTAATCACCTGACACAGAAAAAAATTGAGGAAACATTAGAGGAGCATTTTTCCGGACTAATTGTACAAATTCCGCCTATGTATTCGGCATTAAAGCATAAAGGACAGCCCCTTTACGAGCTGGCGCGAAAAGGTAAAGAGGTGAAACGAAAGCCCAGGCAGGTAATTATAGAGCAAACAAAAATATTGGAATGCAACTTTCCTCATCTCGAGTTATATGTTAAGTGCAGTAAGGGAACGTACATTCGTACACTTGCTGATGATTTAGCTATTGAATTGGAAACGGCCGGACATTTAGTTGGGCTTAAACGTACAGCAATTGGCGATTTTAAGAATTCAGATGCATTGAGGGTTCCAGAGTTAGAAAATATTTTTTCGATCAATAATTATGCTTCACAAATAGAGACACTTTAA
- a CDS encoding BtaA family protein, whose amino-acid sequence MEFLSKISKNIQHHLFRAITQNNLVYNTSWEDPRIDRQLLELNANSKVLMLTGAGCNALDYLLDDVQQIDAVDINPAQNALLELKKAFYTNGSYSLLWDFLGNGQTYNPKKTYTKTLRPYLPPAAQKYWDAHIHKFAHQHNNSGFYFSGTAGKVAQLINWRIKQKGLSESIEKLLQSQSLNEQSYYFDEIEPQLWTPFSKWLVRRHTSMSMLGVPATQRKMIEQKYQRGMEEFIRQSLTHVFTQLPISDNYFWRIYLTGSYSPDCCPNYLRESNFNQLSNSINKITTHTSSLLQFLRHKSTNYSHFVLLDHQDWMAYVQPQKLAQEWRQILSHAQSGARILFRSAGSNLDFLPNFVWNQISFKTKRTQKLHQQDRVGTYESTHLAIVE is encoded by the coding sequence ATGGAATTCTTATCAAAAATTTCTAAAAATATACAGCATCACCTCTTTAGGGCTATTACCCAAAATAACTTGGTGTATAATACAAGCTGGGAAGATCCACGTATTGACCGTCAGCTGCTGGAGCTAAATGCTAATAGCAAAGTACTAATGCTCACCGGGGCCGGTTGTAACGCGTTGGATTATCTTTTGGATGATGTTCAACAGATTGACGCCGTGGATATCAACCCCGCCCAAAATGCCCTTTTAGAACTCAAAAAAGCATTTTATACAAACGGTAGTTATTCTTTGCTTTGGGATTTTTTAGGTAACGGCCAAACCTACAATCCTAAGAAAACCTACACTAAAACCCTTCGACCTTATTTACCACCTGCTGCCCAAAAATACTGGGATGCCCATATACATAAATTTGCACACCAGCATAACAATAGTGGATTTTATTTCAGTGGCACAGCAGGAAAAGTAGCTCAACTTATTAATTGGCGTATAAAGCAGAAAGGACTCTCCGAATCCATCGAAAAGTTACTGCAATCCCAATCACTAAATGAGCAATCATATTATTTCGATGAAATCGAACCTCAGCTATGGACCCCCTTTTCCAAGTGGCTCGTCCGCCGACATACTTCAATGTCGATGTTGGGCGTACCGGCAACGCAGCGTAAAATGATCGAGCAAAAATACCAACGCGGGATGGAAGAATTTATCCGTCAATCATTAACCCATGTATTTACCCAACTACCCATTTCTGATAACTATTTTTGGCGGATTTATCTAACAGGGTCTTATTCGCCCGACTGTTGTCCCAACTATCTGCGGGAATCAAATTTTAACCAGCTTAGCAACAGTATTAATAAAATTACTACGCATACCTCTTCGCTTTTACAGTTTCTTCGCCACAAATCAACAAATTACTCTCACTTTGTACTGTTAGATCATCAGGATTGGATGGCTTATGTTCAACCTCAAAAACTGGCGCAAGAATGGCGGCAAATTCTCAGTCATGCCCAGTCCGGAGCACGTATTCTATTCCGGTCGGCCGGTAGTAATCTCGACTTTTTACCTAACTTCGTTTGGAACCAAATCTCTTTCAAAACCAAAC
- the prfB gene encoding peptide chain release factor 2 (programmed frameshift) yields the protein MNTDHINELFERVDALRGYLDYEQRKVNIIELQEQTQNPNFWDDPDEARRIMKKLDHEKNMVKRWDWLDELRDSIKVYQEFLEEGEEVGDELKQEIEKLEKGVEDLELKNMLQGEDDHRDAILTFNPGAGGTESQDWAEMLYRMYTRWASKHDYEVSVIEYQDGDVAGLKSATIQVEGEYAYGYLKAESGVHRLVRISPFDSNSRRHTSFCSMFVSPVVDDTIEVDIDESKVELQRFRASGAGGQHVNKTETAVRLIWEGELSDGTEQRVVSECQQERSQKQNRDKAMTLLKSKIYELEKQIKERNKQKLEDSKKDIEWGSQIRSYVFHPYNMVKDHRTDYETSNTDAVMDGELDEFINEYLLSISANNNNNDEE from the exons ATTAATACCGATCATATAAATGAATTATTTGAGCGCGTGGATGCGCTCAGGGGGTATCTT GACTATGAGCAGCGAAAAGTAAATATCATAGAGCTGCAGGAGCAGACCCAGAACCCGAACTTTTGGGACGACCCCGATGAAGCGCGTCGCATTATGAAAAAGTTGGACCATGAAAAGAACATGGTGAAGCGGTGGGATTGGCTTGACGAGCTCCGAGATAGTATCAAGGTATACCAGGAATTTTTAGAAGAAGGTGAAGAAGTCGGTGATGAATTGAAGCAGGAGATTGAGAAGCTTGAGAAGGGCGTAGAAGATCTTGAGCTCAAAAATATGCTGCAGGGTGAAGATGATCATCGCGATGCTATTCTTACCTTTAATCCCGGTGCCGGTGGAACGGAAAGCCAGGATTGGGCCGAAATGTTATATCGGATGTATACCCGTTGGGCAAGTAAACATGATTATGAGGTGTCAGTTATTGAATACCAGGATGGGGATGTTGCAGGCTTAAAAAGTGCAACAATCCAGGTAGAAGGGGAGTATGCGTACGGATATTTGAAAGCCGAAAGTGGAGTGCACCGACTGGTACGTATTTCACCGTTCGATAGTAACTCCCGACGTCATACGTCCTTTTGTTCGATGTTTGTATCGCCTGTGGTAGATGATACCATTGAGGTCGATATTGATGAGAGTAAAGTGGAGCTTCAGCGCTTTCGGGCAAGTGGTGCAGGCGGTCAGCACGTCAATAAAACAGAGACGGCAGTCCGCCTGATCTGGGAAGGTGAGCTTTCTGACGGTACCGAGCAGCGAGTTGTTTCGGAATGTCAGCAGGAACGGTCTCAGAAGCAGAATCGCGATAAGGCGATGACGTTGCTAAAATCAAAGATATATGAGCTTGAAAAGCAGATTAAAGAGCGCAATAAGCAAAAGCTGGAGGATTCCAAGAAAGATATTGAGTGGGGATCTCAAATCCGTTCGTACGTTTTTCATCCATATAATATGGTTAAAGATCATCGGACTGATTATGAAACCTCAAATACCGATGCGGTGATGGATGGTGAGCTCGATGAGTTTATCAATGAGTACCTGCTGTCTATATCAGCAAACAACAATAATAATGACGAAGAATAA
- the rbfA gene encoding 30S ribosome-binding factor RbfA has translation MSIRPERLGSVIKRDLGKIIQKKYQRSGSFITVTKVDVTPDLLIAKILLSVYAPGKDEDAIFAYLEEQNAAIRKELADKIRHQVRRIPELHFINDKTAEHVEKMEKLFQKIRKERRQRDSNTGDEE, from the coding sequence ATGAGTATTCGCCCTGAACGTTTAGGATCTGTAATTAAGCGAGATCTTGGCAAGATCATCCAAAAAAAATACCAGCGAAGTGGATCATTTATTACAGTCACAAAAGTTGATGTGACTCCCGATTTGCTCATCGCAAAAATATTGCTGAGCGTTTATGCTCCCGGCAAGGATGAAGATGCTATTTTTGCTTATCTGGAAGAACAAAATGCGGCGATCCGTAAAGAGTTAGCCGATAAAATTCGTCATCAGGTTCGACGAATTCCGGAGCTTCACTTCATCAATGATAAAACGGCAGAGCACGTAGAGAAGATGGAGAAACTTTTCCAAAAGATTCGAAAGGAACGTCGGCAACGAGACTCAAATACCGGTGACGAGGAGTAG
- the coaE gene encoding dephospho-CoA kinase (Dephospho-CoA kinase (CoaE) performs the final step in coenzyme A biosynthesis.) translates to MVTVGVTGGIGSGKSTVCRRWSELGAYVLNADELAKQVMVTDPEVKKALIDTFGEASFNGDGSLNTEYLAEQAFEKGRVKALNAIVHPKMPAAAAREIKKAAEQGYDIFVYEAALLLENLEPGSLDYIVLVLADEDKRINRVQKRDSSSFEEIKQRISKQRDFEKATEKVDHVIRNNGTLEELKKKAEIIYQSFKRDE, encoded by the coding sequence ATGGTTACGGTCGGAGTTACGGGAGGCATTGGTAGCGGGAAATCTACCGTCTGCAGGAGATGGTCTGAGTTAGGTGCTTACGTACTTAATGCAGATGAGCTGGCCAAGCAGGTGATGGTAACCGATCCGGAAGTAAAAAAGGCATTGATTGATACTTTTGGCGAAGCCTCATTCAACGGGGATGGATCTCTCAATACCGAGTACCTTGCCGAACAGGCATTTGAAAAGGGAAGGGTAAAAGCACTAAATGCCATCGTCCACCCTAAAATGCCGGCAGCAGCAGCCCGGGAAATTAAGAAGGCTGCCGAACAAGGATACGATATTTTTGTCTATGAAGCCGCTCTTTTACTGGAAAATCTGGAACCGGGTTCGTTAGACTATATCGTATTGGTTTTGGCTGATGAGGATAAACGAATTAATCGTGTTCAGAAGCGCGATAGTAGTAGTTTTGAGGAGATAAAACAGCGTATTAGTAAGCAGCGCGACTTCGAAAAAGCGACTGAAAAAGTCGACCATGTTATCCGTAACAATGGCACACTTGAGGAACTCAAGAAGAAAGCCGAAATTATATATCAAAGTTTTAAACGGGATGAATAG